A stretch of the Medicago truncatula cultivar Jemalong A17 chromosome 5, MtrunA17r5.0-ANR, whole genome shotgun sequence genome encodes the following:
- the LOC25494801 gene encoding 2-hydroxy-6-oxononadienedioate/2-hydroxy-6-oxononatrienedioate hydrolase: MTQCFSLTETRNWCYRSTFTGAGLRSTITDLKDGTIMHCWIPKTRTESKPNLLLIHGLGANALWQWGHFIRSLTQLFNVYVPDLVFFGGSYTSRPERTEGFQAECVMKVMEMKCVRSVSVVGLSYGGFVAYSLGVKYKEFVEKVVICGSGVSLEEKDIKDGFFPVSDLDEAANILVPQTPQKLRELFGYAFFRPRRLAWLPSCFLHDFIHTMCREYVQEKRDLIRAIAKDRNLSDLPKISQPTLIIWGEHDQVFPLELGHRLKRHLGDNAQIVVIKNAGHAFCVEKAKEFYNTLKSFLVDSHS, encoded by the exons ATGACACAGTGTTTCAGTTTAACCGAAACAAGAAACTGGTGTTACCGGTCAACATTCACCGGTGCAGGTCTCCGTTCCACAATAACTGACCTAAAAGATGGAACTATAATGCATTGTTGGATACCCAAAACCCGAACCGAATCAAAACCAAACCTACTCCTAATCCATGGCCTTGGCGCCAATGCTTTATGGCAATGGGGTCACTTCATCCGCAGTCTAACACAGCTCTTCAATGTATACGTACCGGACCTTGTTTTCTTCGGAGGGTCATACACGTCTCGACCCGAAAGAACTGAAGGATTTCAAGCTGAGTGTGTGATGAAGGTAATGGAAATGAAGTGTGTGAGGAGTGTGAGTGTTGTGGGGTTGAGTTATGGTGGGTTTGTGGCATATAGTTTAGGTGTTAAGTATAAAGAGTTTGTGGAGAAGGTTGTGATTTGTGGTTCAGGTGTGAGTTTGGAAGAGAAGGATATAAAAGATGGTTTTTTTCCTGTTTCTGATTTGGATGAAGCTGCTAATATTTTGGTGCCACAAACTCCACAAAAGCTTAGGGAACTTTTTGGATATGCTTTTTTTCGACCACGTCGTTTGGCTTGGTTGCCCTCTTGCTTCCTCCATGATTTCATTCAT ACAATGTGCAGGGAGTATGTACAAGAAAAAAGAGATTTGATCCGAGCCATTGCAAAGGACAGAAATCTTTCTGACCTCCCTAAGATATCTCAG CCTACATTAATTATCTGGGGAGAACATGATCAAGTGTTCCCTTTGGAGCTTGGCCACAGATTGAAAag GCATTTAGGGGACAATGCTCAAATAGTGGTGATCAAGAATGCAGGGCATGCATTTTGTGTGGAAAAGGCTAAGGAGTTCTACAATACCTTGAAGTCCTTTCTAGTCGATTCACATAGCTGA
- the LOC11433235 gene encoding uncharacterized protein produces MEILRCFSVLNERKVKKKVGKEKYSKENFDTLLAKLQHSVSFTTCNSEPTTFDLTVTNGFQKNSRNNVRVMSLESPVKAEGGESYEGGDENENENENSPSIKKELSHLYPKLDEPVASKERYGPTDNEQATNEFEDQSDRYSRKSADTNNSGHASDPGIGKTDFLGSPKLKRSCSNLESRDVRMQINEYLSPLQAQSFEDFRDLSINPMVNLKRSRSMTSHCSADRVMLKRHSSSRVLPSGSKKLWWKLFLWSHRNIHRTFSRKSKLVPATSSLSNQIGYYSDTLELKQMKTLRHVQSSASFTMRSPNKSINGDDQRQSRFQNQWFAFSTETSSYARVDAWVKDLEIQEPVPEDDPLDDIAGSISFPPSPDAGRSKIISTSQLTHSNSNLPKDILLANSMVQSLNPASSVAHISGVGIKAIPVISHFSNLRSVNLSNNFIVTISPGCLPKSVQTLNLSRNKISTIEGLKELTRLRVLDLSYNCISRIGQGLSSCTIVKELYLADNKISDVEGLHRLFKLTVLDLSFNKITTTKALGQLVANYNSLQALNLLGNAIQRNIGDEQLNKAVSGLLPKLVYLNKQPIKAKRAMREILTDSVAKAALGNSKKRSYVKRSVSQGGSSSSRGHRSSASVAPNSRIRRRR; encoded by the exons ATGGAAATACTAAGGtgcttttctgttttgaatgaAAGGAAGGTGAAAAAAAAG GTGGGGAAAGAAAAGTATTCTAAAGAGAATTTCGATACTCTACTTGCCAAACTACAACACTCGGTATCATTCACGACATGTAATTCAGAGCCGACCACTTTTGATCTTACTGTAACCAATGGTTTTCAGAAAAATTCGAGGAACAATGTTAGGGTTATGAGTCTTGAGAGTCCTGTGAAGGCTGAAGGAGGAGAATCTTATGAAGGTGGAGATGAGAAtgagaatgaaaatgaaaattctcCCTCAATTAAGAAGGAACTCTCACATTTATATCCCAAACTTGATGAACCTGTTGCAAGCAAAGAAAGGTATGGTCCAACAGATAACGAGCAAGCCACCAATGAGTTTGAAGATCAAAGCGATAGGTACAGCCGAAAGAGCGCTGATACAAACAATAGTGGACATGCGAGTGATCCTGGTATTGGAAAGACTGATTTCTTGGGTTCACCAAAGCTCAAGAGATCGTGCTCTAACCTTGAAAGCAGGGATGTTCGTATGCAGATAAATGAATACTTGTCTCCTTTGCAGGCACAGTCTTTTGAAGACTTTCGAGATTTATCAATAAACCCAATGGTTAATCTTAAGAGGTCTAGGTCCATGACAAGTCACTGCAGTGCTGATCGAGTAATGTTGAAACGGCATTCTTCAAGTCGAGTACTCCCGTCTGGAAGTAAAAAATTGTGGTGGAAGTTGTTCTTGTGGAGCCATAGGAACATACATAGAACATTCTCTAGAAAATCAAAACTTGTTCCTGCTACTAGTTCCTTAAGCAATCAAATAGGGTATTATTCAGACACCCTCGAACTAAAACAAATGAAGACGCTGAGACATGTGCAATCGTCTGCGTCATTTACTATGCGCTCCCCTAATAAAAGCATCAATGGTGATGATCAAAGGCAGAGCAGATTTCAAAACCAATGGTTTGCTTTTTCGACAGAGACATCTTCTTATGCGAGGGTCGATGCATGGGTCAAAGATCTTGAAATTCAGGAGCCAGTGCCGGAGGATGATCCTCTTGATGACATTGCCGGAAGCATTTCCTTCCCACCTTCTCCTGATGCCGGTAGATCAAAGATAATAAGCACTTCTCAATTGACTCATTCAAATTCCAATCTTCCGAAGGATATTTTGTTAGCCAATAGTATGGTCCAGTCTCTAAATCCAGCTTCATCGGTTGCTCACATATCCGGTGTTGGTATAAAAGCCATCCCTGTGATCTCACACTTTTCCAATCTCCGCTCAGTCAATCTGTCCAACAATTTCATAG TTACAATCTCACCAGGATGTCTACCAAAGAGTGTTCAAACACTTAATTTGTCAAGAAACAAGATTAGCACCATTGAGGGCCTCAAAGAATTGACTCGGCTGAGAGTACTTGACCTAAGTTACAACTGCATATCAAGAATTGGACAAG GTTTGTCAAGTTGTACAATTGTCAAAGAGCTATATCTTGCTGACAACAAGATAAGTGATGTTGAGGGGCTTCATAGGTTGTTTAAGCTAACAGTTCTGGACttgagcttcaacaaaatcacgacAACAAAAGCATTAGGCCAGCTAGTGGCTAACTACAACTCACTCCAGGCACTTAATCTACTCGGAAATGCTATTCAGAGAAACATCGGTGATGAACAACTAAACAAAGCAGTATCTGGTCTACTTCCAAAGCTGGTGTACCTGAATAAACAACCCATCAAGGCTAAAAGGGCGATGCGGGAAATATTGACCGATAGTGTTGCAAAAGCTGCACTTGGGAACAGCAAGAAGCGGAGCTATGTAAAAAGATCGGTAAGCCAAGGAGGTTCAAGTTCCAGCAGAGGTCATAGAAGCAGTGCAAGTGTTGCACCGAATAGCAGGATCCGGAGAAGGAGGTGA
- the LOC11429361 gene encoding 17.5 kDa class I heat shock protein — MSIIPSVFGTGRRSNIFDPFSLDLWDPFQNFPTTNETSSFANARTDWKETPEAHIFKADLPGVKKEEVKVEIEEDRVLKISGERKIEKEDKNDTWHRVERSQGSFLRRFRLPENAKVDEVKAGMENGVLTVSVPKVEVKKPDVKPVQITG; from the coding sequence atgtctATCATTCCAAGTGTCTTCGGAACCGGACGAAGAAGCAACATCTTCGACCCATTCTCTCTAGACTTATGGGATCCATTCCAAAACTTCCCTACCACCAACGAAACATCATCGTTCGCTAATGCGCGCACTGACTGGAAGGAAACACCGGAAGCACACATCTTCAAAGCCGATCTTCCCGGCGTGAAGAAGGAGGAAGTGAAGGTTGAGATTGAAGAGGATCGTGTTTTGAAGATAAGTGGAGAGAGGAAAATTGAGAAGGAAGACAAGAATGATACCTGGCATCGCGTTGAACGAAGCCAGGGAAGTTTTCTCCGGCGGTTTAGGTTGCCGGAGAATGCTAAGGTGGATGAGGTGAAAGCTGGGATGGAGAATGGTGTGCTTACTGTTAGTGTTCCTAAGGTGGAGGTTAAGAAGCCTGATGTGAAGCCTGTTCAGATTACAGGCTAA
- the LOC11436118 gene encoding probable pectin methyltransferase QUA2, with translation MSRPLHRGVSGGARVLENINDDTWDSQSKDKSEKDDFDRRGSSDHTPLALRSPLKLFSDKENGFASDPISVGSPRSRFKLMMFLVKFSLVFIVVFALVGSFLWTLNLSSSSRGRVYHGYRRLQEKLVSDLLDIGEISRGASRWKELESCSPELENFVPCFNVSDGNEFERKCEYEQSQNCLVLPPVNYKVPLRWPTGKDVIWVANVKITAQEVLSSGSLTKRMMMLDEEQISFRSASHMFDGVEDYSHQIAEMIGLRNESSFIQAGIRTVLDIGCGYGSFGAHLFDSQILTLCIANYEPSGSQVQLTLERGLPAMIASFTSKQLPYPSLSFDMLHCARCGIDWDQKDGNLLIEADRLLRPGGYFVWTSPLTNARNKENQKRWKIVHDFTENLCWEMLSQQDETVVFKKASKKNCYTSRKKGSRPLCGRGLDVESPYYRELQNCIGGTQTRRWLSIEKREKWPSRANLNKNELAIHGLLPDELGEDSDSWKAAVQNYWSLLSPVIFSDHPKRPGDEDPSPPYNMFRNVLDMNANFGGFNSALLQARKSVWVMNVVPRSGPNYLPLIQDRGFVGVLHDWCEAFPTYPRTYDLVHAAGILSLEFSQPLRCTMLDLFIEIDRLLRPEGWIIIRDTIPLIESARVLAAQLKWEARVIEIESNSEEKLLICQKPFFKKHAI, from the exons ATGTCTAGGCCTCTGCATCGAGGTGTTTCCGGTGGTGCTCGTGTACTGGAAAACATCAATGATGATACATGGGACTCACAATCCAAAGATAAATCAGAAAAAGATGATTTTGATAGAAGGGGTTCTTCAGATCACACCCCTTTAGCATTGAGGTCTCCTTTGAAGTTGTTTTCAGATAAAGAGAATGGTTTTGCATCTGATCCAATCAGTGTTGGCTCACCGAGAAGCCGTTTTAAGTTGATGATGTTTTTGGTgaaatttagtttagtttttatAGTTGTTTTTGCTCTTGTTGGATCTTTTTTGTGGACTTTGAATTTGTCATCTTCGTCAAGAGGTCGTGTTTATCATGGTTATAGGAGACTTCAAGAGAAACTTGTTTCAGATTTGTTGGATATTGGTGAGATTTCTAGGGGTGCTTCAAGGTGGAAAGAATTGGAATCTTGTTCTCCTGAGTTGGAAAATTTTGTTCCTTGCTTTAATGTTTCCGATGGAAATGAGTTTGAAAGGAAATGTGAATACGAGCAGAGTCAAAATTGTTTGGTTCTGCCACCAGTTAATTACAAAGTTCCTCTTAGATGGCCTACTGGAAAAGATGTTATTTGGGTTGCTAATGTGAAAATCACTGCACAAGAGGTTCTTTCTTCTGGAAGCTTGACCAAGAG GATGATGATGTTGGATGAAGAACAAATTTCCTTTCGTTCAGCCTCTCATATGTTTGATGGAGTTGAAGACTACTCACATCAGATTGCTGAAATGATTGGACTTAGAAATGAATCTTCCTTCATCCAAGCTGGC ATTCGAACCGTACTAGACATAGGTTGTGGCTATGGTAGCTTTGGAGCACACCTCTTTGACAGTCAAATTTTGACTTTGTGCATTGCAAACTATGAGCCTTCTGGTAGTCAAGTTCAGCTTACTCTTGAGCGAGGTCTTCCTGCTATGATTGCTTCTTTCACTTCAAAACAGTTGCCATATCCATCTCTATCCTTTGATATGTTACATTGTGCAAGATGTGGCATTGATTGGGACCAGAAAG ATGGCAATCTCTTGATTGAAGCTGATAGACTTTTAAGACCGGGTGGATACTTTGTTTGGACCTCACCGCTTACCAATGCTCGTAACAAGGAGAATCAGAAAAGGTGGAAGATTGTGCACGACTTTACCGAAAATTTGTGCTGGGAAATGTTATCACAGCAAGATGAAACTGTTGTATTTAAGAAAGCAAGCAAAAAGAATTGTTATACATCAAG AAAGAAAGGTTCTCGGCCTCTGTGTGGTAGAGGTCTCGATGTGGAGTCTCCATATTATCGCGAACTGCAAAACTGCATAGGAGGAACACAGACCCGCCGCTGGCTTTCAATTGAAAAAAGGGAGAAATGGCCTTCTCGGGCTAATTTGAACAAGAATGAGTTAGCCATACATG GATTGCTGCCTGATGAACTTGGTGAGGACTCCGACAGCTGGAAAGCAGCAGTCCAAAATTATTGGTCACTCCTGTCGCCTGTAATATTTTCTGATCATCCGAAGAGGCCCGGTGATGAGGACCCTTCTCCGCCATACAACATGTTCAGAAATGTGTTAGACATGAATGCTAACTTTGGTGGCTTTAATTCTGCTTTGTTGCAAGCTAGAAAGTCTGTGTGGGTAATGAACGTGGTCCCAAGAAGTGGACCTAACTATCTTCCCTTGATCCAGGACCGAGGTTTTGTCGGCGTTTTGCATGATTG GTGTGAGGCCTTTCCGACGTACCCGAGAACCTATGACTTGGTGCATGCAGCAGGGATTCTATCCCTTGAATTTTCCCAGCCACTTAGGTGCACCATGCTTGATCTGTTCATTGAAATTGACAGGTTACTACGCCCAGAG GGTTGGATTATAATTCGCGACACAATTCCTTTAATAGAATCAGCTAGAGTTTTAGCAGCACAGCTGAAATGGGAAGCAAGAGTGATAGAAATCGAAAGTAACAGCGAGGAGAAGCTCCTGATATGCCAGAAACCTTTCTTTAAGAAACATGCAATCTAA